One genomic window of Metopolophium dirhodum isolate CAU chromosome 4, ASM1992520v1, whole genome shotgun sequence includes the following:
- the LOC132942350 gene encoding uncharacterized protein LOC132942350 yields the protein MVFKNEPKLMENIQLLKTIGLYQILNSRSPRAFGCNIFKCIAIIEACILIAAVFAFILNAFYFLSDINEATRYITLCLVASIPTFKLCYIIGYSDIIWNCLHITSVEYLSYEYHSICILEVGRKKLKHFLILFIVLWTAVFLAWMLTPFIVQNSYLRVEAGNVIYHYRTNILNLVYPATDKFYNGNFIIFYNIELTVSIVWAHSTIIFDILLISMCITIECYLKTIANAFSTLGNVDKKCLIRFDETKIINDFKIIIQDQQKVIENMNNIYKVIRPVILLQIAAESSIIILLSSITIMNYFNGFSLASPSNFRFITSILIYILHIYFICYLLNDVNEQKDSMNFALYSGDWSGKSLKYKKMILYAMQMNSTDKLKLQVTMTKIVNLELFTSVMRTTYTVISVLLEQRAKKT from the exons ATGGTATTTAAAAACGAGCCCAAATTAATGGAGaacatacaattattgaaaacaatcgGATTATACCAAATATTGAATTCACGCAGTCCAAGAGCGTTTGgttgcaatatttttaaatgtatagctATAATCGAAGCATGCATTCTCATTGCAGCAGTATTTGCGTTCATTTTAAACGCATTCTACTTTCTGAGCGATATAAATGAGGCAACGAGATATATCACATTGTGTTTGGTAGCTTCAATTCCAACTTTTAAACTCTGTTATATAATTGGCTACTCAGATATCATATGGAATTGTTTACATATAACTTCCGTCGAATATTTATCCTACGAGTATCACAGCATATGTATACTTGAAGTGGGTCGAAagaaattgaaacattttttaatactttttatagttttgtgGACTGCAGTTTTCTTAGCTTGGATGTTGACACCGTTCATTGTACAGAACTCTTATTTAAGAGTAGAGGCGGGAAATGTGATTTACCATTACCGTACAAACATACTGAATTTAGTTTATCCAGCGACCGATAAATTCTACAATggcaattttataatattttacaatatcgaaCTTACAGTATCCATTGTTTGGGCTCATTCTACTATTATATTCGATATACTTCTAATATCTATGTGCATTACAATCGagtgttatttaaaaactattgctaATGCATTTAGTACACTTGGAAACgtagataaaaaatgtttga TCAGATTcgatgaaacaaaaataataaatgatttcaaGATTATAATTCAGGATCAACAAAAAGTAATTGA aaaCATGAATAATATCTATAAGGTAATTCGACCAGTTATACTTCTTCAAATAGCTGCTGaatcatcaattattatattactatccaGCATAACAATAATG aattattttaatggtttttcgTTAGCATCTCCATCGAACTTCAGATTTATaacatcaatattaatatatatattacatatatattttatctgctACTTACTGAATGACGTTAATGAACAA AAAGATTCGATGAATTTTGCATTATATAGTGGTGATTGGTCAGGCAAgagcttaaaatataaaaaaatgatccTGTATGCTATGCAAATGAACAGTACCGACAAACTGAAACTGCAAGTAACGATGACAAAAATAGTGAATTTGGAACTGTTTACAAGC GTTATGCGGACAACGTATACAGTTATATCGGTGTTGTTAGAACAACGtgcaaaaaaaacataa
- the LOC132943481 gene encoding trimeric intracellular cation channel type 1B.1: MDAESFLEFASQVTKWKMYPYFDVAHSVLCALHVRDDLGPGALAFSRKHPISCWLSTMLVVFAGGMLSAALLGEPPLAPLKNTQQLLIATAVWYLVFYTPFDIGYSIAKFLPVKLVFSVMKEIYRCKKVHDGVLHAAKLYPNAYIIMVLIGTLKGNGASFTKIIERLLRGVWTPTSIETLQPSFTTKACIIASVVFVLDIKSDLISAPHAFVYVFVIGFFIYFKVFSSMILGIHEPMLPFENLICAIFFGGIFDYTTKAFKNTKDDKVDTKKKD, from the exons ATGGACGCCGAATCGTTTTTGGAGTTTGCCAGCCAAGTGACCAAATGGAAGATGTACCCATATTTTGACGTTGCGCATAGTGTGCTCTGTGCGCTCCACGTCCGCGATGACCTCGGTCCAG GTGCACTGGCGTTTTCACGCAAGCACCCCATTTCCTGTTGGCTGTCCACGATGCTGGTTGTCTTTGCTGGGGGCATGCTGAGTGCTGCTCTTCTTGGCGAACCCCCTTTAGCACCGCTCAAAAACACTCAACAACTTTTGATTGCTACAGCTGTGTG GTATCTAGTTTTTTACACACCGTTTGATATTGGATACAGTATTGCAAAGTTTCTTCCAGTGAAATTAGTGTTTTCTGTTATGAAAGAAATATATCG TTGCAAAAAGGTCCATGATGGTGTATTGCATGCGGCTAAACTCTATCCCAACGCCTACATCATAATGGTTTTAATCGGGACCCTTAAAG GAAATGGTGCttcatttacaaaaattattgaaaGACTTTTAAGAGGAGTATGGACACCCACGTCTATTGAGACATTACAACCCAGTTT TACTACTAAAGCATGCATTATAGCGTCCGTGGTGTTTGTACTCGATATTAAAAGTGATTTAATATCAGCTCCACATgcttttgtttatgtttttgtcATCGGTTTCTTCATATACTTCAAG GTATTCTCGTCAATGATTTTGGGAATACATGAGCCAATGTTACCGTTTGAAAACTTGATATGCGCAATATTCTTTGGAGgtatatttgattatactaCTAAAGCATTCAAAAATACCAAAGACGACAAAGTAGATACAAAAAAGAAAGATTAA